From Drosophila nasuta strain 15112-1781.00 chromosome X, ASM2355853v1, whole genome shotgun sequence, one genomic window encodes:
- the LOC132795180 gene encoding protein a6, producing the protein MNTKHSEPFYISSNLFDNRRLKRRLCKWMERLRERQKLYMSNMRSHTHSHTHTHMHTHTHAHTHTPASKTERGKQRRCHLMLSRRHVAATLPADITIDLLSDDDEDEEQTQPVVVKAAAPGYAMASGLLLHHRAAGVAVGVGVGGTASLQLSTVPNITLVPVELAPAHSSTSTSTMLLMPASSTRAISGRKKAGNTSKRYGDVTSTTTATFSDSIVLTSDDEDGRNDFSRRHIMRSPPPLAPLTFNDTIEEVTVSLVPRNSTIANCQARQRRRQPRDSSFHAGNSHAHAQAQVQAHAHSQNCNAPTTTLPNSFDGYLNVDVASDVTATLPDETTVHTVIANRIYELSLSKLREGLASSGVPEYTHDILPEQLQKLSPAMRAKVAPMVVPSPPAPISLKLSSDLSISLISDDDDCESGGNNGSGDGGGSGSSGRSSDLLHPVVAAAEAHAAAKLLKQQQPQLSVVQHLQYPGHGTPVALPVMALAATSPTLVPSTRRRKLG; encoded by the coding sequence ATGAATACCAAACATTCCGAACCATTTTATATATCGTCCAATTTGTTCGACAATCGGCGCCTCAAGCGCCGCCTCTGCAAATGGATGGAGCGTCTGCGTGAACGCCAAAAACTCTATATGTCCAATATGCGTTCTCATACGCAttcacacacccacacacacatgcatacgcatacgcacgcacacacgcacacgccgGCCTCTAAGACTGAACGTGGCAAGCAGCGACGTTGTCATCTGATGTTATCGCGACGTCATGTAGCCGCTACACTACCTGCTGACATTACCATCGATCTGCTATCGGACGATGACGAAGACGAAGAGCAGACTCAGCCAGTGGTCGTTAAAGCGGCGGCTCCCGGATATGCTATGGCCAGCGGCCTCTTGCTCCACCACAGAGCTGCCGGTGTCGCTGtcggtgttggtgttggtggtaCTGCTAGCTTGCAACTATCCACGGTTCCGAATATCACACTTGTACCCGTTGAGTTGGCGCCGGCGCACAGCTCGACCTCGACCTCAACCATGCTGCTAATGCCAGCCAGCTCTACCAGAGCGATCAGTGGTCGCAAAAAAGCTGGCAATACGAGCAAACGGTACGGAGACGTgacgtcaacaacaacagcaaccttTTCCGACAGTATAGTGCTGACCAGTGACGACGAAGATGGCAGAAATGATTTCAGCAGGCGTCATATAATGCGCTCACCACCGCCGCTGGCACCGCTGACATTTAACGATACTATTGAGGAGGTAACTGTGTCCTTGGTGCCACGAAATTCTACAATTGCCAACTGCCAAGCTAGGCAACGACGTCGACAGCCTCGGGACTCGTCGTTCCACGCTGGCAATTCTCACGCTCACGCCCAGGCCCAGGTTCAGGCACACGCTCACTCTCAGAATTGCAACGCTCCAACAACCACATTGCCAAACAGCTTCGATGGTTACTTGAATGTCGATGTGGCCAGCGATGTGACGGCCACGCTGCCGGATGAAACAACCGTGCACACGGTCATTGCGAATCGCATCTACGAGCTGTCGCTAAGCAAACTGCGTGAAGGACTCGCGTCCAGCGGCGTGCCGGAGTATACACACGACATTCTGCCAGAGCAACTGCAAAAGTTGTCGCCAGCGATGCGCGCGAAGGTCGCCCCAATGGTGGTGCCTTCGCCTCCTGCACCCATTTCGCTGAAGCTATCTAGTGACCTAAGCATATCACTGATCTCAGATGACGACGACTGTGAAAGTGGCGGTAACAATGGTAGTGGCGATGGCGggggcagcggcagcagcggaaGAAGCTCTGATCTTTTACATCCTGTGGTAGCCGCAGCCGAAGCACACGCTGCGGCCAAGCTcttgaagcagcagcaaccacaactcTCTGTGGTACAGCACCTACAGTATCCGGGCCACGGCACACCTGTGGCTCTACCTGTGATGGCACTGGCGGCTACGTCGCCCACCTTGGTGCCATCTACAAGACGCCGCAAACTAGGTTAA